Within bacterium, the genomic segment GACCTGCTGTCGGAGCTGGTCGTCCTGATGCAGCCGGAGAGCTTCCGGCTGAACCCGGCGCGGGAGAAGTTCGTCGAGTATCCGCGTGTCCGGTTCAGCTACGACCTGTTCCGGTTGAAGCAGGCCGGCGCGTATGCGGTTGGTGAGGTGCAGTTGAAGCTGCACGTTGCCAACTTCGACGCCACGACCGAGAAGGCGAAGGCGCTCTGGGTTCCGGACAGCGAAGAGGGTGGCGGCACGCACTACTCCTACATTTCGTTCGGCAGGTAGAATGAGCGAAGAACGCGTCGCGACGCCGATGGAGAGACAACTGGCCCTGGCCATAGTGAACAAGCTCGGCTCGACCGGCACGCCGCCGGAGTTCGGCATCGAGCACTTCACGGTCGGGCTGGAGCCGTACCTGCGGGTGCTCGAAGATGAGTATCTCAACGGTATCCTGAAGTTCAATCTGTCCAGTTTCAAGCTGATAACCGGCAACTACGGCGGCGGCAAGACTCACTTTCTGTACACGGTCCGGAATCTCGCGTTCCGGCACAACTACTGCGTCGCCTACGTCGGCCTCAATCCGACCGAGTGCCCGTTCGACAAGCTGGAGCTGGTCTACAAGAGCATCGCCGCCAACCTGATTGCGCCGCGGCCCGCCGACGCGCCGACCGCGGTCTGGGACAAAGGCATCGAATCCGTGGTCAGGAAGTGGCATGACGATCAGCGCAAGCTGCACGACCGGACCGACAACCTGCGCAAGTACCTCGAGACCCTGCCGACTACCGAGAGCACGAGCTTCAGCAACGCCGCGCGGGGTGCATTCGCCAGCCTGCTGGCTGAGGACGGCGAGGGGTTCAACGACGTCGTCCAGTGGCTCAAGGGGGAGGACGTATCCCGAGAAGTGCGGGCAATGCACCGGATCTCCGAACGGATCGACAAGGCGACGGCGTTCCGCGTGCTCCGCTCGCTCATCCAGTGGGTGCATGCCATCGGCTACACCGGGCTGGTGCTGCTGTTCGACGAAGCCGAGCGCGGCATGTCCATTTCCTCGTCGCGCGACAAGCGCCGGGCCCTGGACAACCTGCGGCAATTGGTGGACGAATGCGGCAACTCGCGACTGCCCGGGGCGATGGTTTTCTACGCCGTGCCGGACGAAAACCTGCTGCTTGAAGGTTCGGGCGGAGTCTACGAAGCACTGAAGCAGAGGCTGCGCACGACCCTCAACGAAACGAACCCGGTCGGCGTGCGCATCAACCTCGAGGATCTGGGAATCGAGCCGGCCGAGTTCCTCGGGCGCCTCGGCGAGCGGCTGGCCGTCCTGTTTGGCGACGCCTACGAGGTGCAGCTGCCCGAGGAGAAACGCGGCGCCATCGTGCGGACGCTGGCGGAGTTGGCCGCCTCAGCCTTCGCGTTCGACGTCGGGTACCGCCGGCTCTTTGTCGTCAGCGTGCTGGAGGCGTTCCATCAGCTTCGCGCCAAGCCGACGCTCGAGTTCGGCCGGAAGGAAGCGGAGAAGCTGCTGCGCGTGACCACCCAGCGCCTTGAGGTGGCCGACAAAGAGCAGGTCGAAAAGGAAGAGTTCTAGGCGCGGCCGCAGTCGGAATCCAGAAAACGGAAGCTGAAGCCGCAGGCATGACCGAACCGGTACGGGATCGCCGGCGCCGTCTGGTGTCGCACCCGGTGTTCGGCGAAGGGGAGATTCTAGACAGCCGCTGGCACGGGACCGAACTGCTGGTCCACTTCCAGAGCGGGTTGCGGCTGTGGCTCCCGACTCAGCGGGTGAGGCTGCTATCCAACATCGGCGATTTCGTCCCGGGCGAGGCGCAACCCGCGCTGGTCGAGATCGACACCATCCAGGCGCGCCGGATGATCGAGGCTTTCCGGCTCGGGATCGTACCCCACCAGGACGTCGAATCATTCACCTTCGGTCGCGAGAAGCCCATCGCCGTGCTGGACGCAGCCCTTGAGAGTCTCGCGCGCGGACAGGGCGACGTGTTCATGGTTGAGGGGGAGTACGGTTCGGGCAAGACCCACCTGCTGGAATACGTGCATCACCGGGCGTTGGCTTCGGGGATGGCCACGAGCCTTGTCCAGTTCGACCCGGCCGAAGTGAGCCCCCACCGGCCGAAACGCGTTTACCGCGAAGTCGTGCACAACCTGCGTTACATCAAGGACGCGACCGAGCACGGGTTCCGCGACCTGTTGCGCAGCGGGACCGCGCTGGACATGGCGGACCATGTATTCCTCGGGCCGGTGCTGGCGAAGCTCGGCAGGATTGACGCCGGCCACCAACAGAGCGAGGTCTTCTGGCAGTGGATAGAGGGAGAGAGCACCAAGGAGTACGCGACTGAACAGAAGAGCCCGTTCCGAGTCAAGGGCGGCCAGCGGATACCGGCGCTGTACGACTTCTCGACCGCCGCCGACCTGTACTGCAACATCCTCTCCGGCATGAGCTGGATGGCCCGGGAACTGGGGATGAAAGGGCTTGTGCTGCTGGTGGATGAGGCCGAAACGGTGACCCATCTCTGGGACATCATGTATCTTGCCAAGAGCGTGAACTTCATGGACGGACTGGTGCGGACCGCGCAGAACGACCCGGACTTGAAGCGCATCAACGACCGGATGGTCCATAACCAGGTGCGACCGGTGCCGTACATCTACCGGGATCCGTCGCTGCTCCTCGTCTTCGCGACCACGCCCAGTCCCTATGACTACGCCTACATCAAGCTGGCGAACCGCATCAAGCACCGGGTCGAGCTCGAGCCCTTGGAGGACAAGGCGCTGCTCGACGCCTTCTCTACGATGGTGATGATCTACCGGCGGGCGTACCCGGATTTCACCATCTCAGACCTGGACCAGAAGAGGCTGCTGCGCGAAGCCTCCCGCCGGAACATCGAAGGGGTACGCGCCTTCATCAAGTTCTCGGTCGAGGCGCTCGACGTGACGCGGCTCCGGGCGCAGGGCGTGCTGCCCCAGAACAAAGACTGACACGGACGAACACGGACCGACAGTGACTGAGCGCGAGATTCGCGCAGCCCTGAAGCGGACGTGGACGCCGTTCTTCTCACGCTTCGGCCGGCTGACCGAGGTCCAGGTCAAATCCATCCCGGTGATACTCGAAGGTCGGAACCTCGTGGTCATATCGCCGGCCGCATCGGGCAAGACCGAAGCCGTGGTCGCGCCGGCGGTCGAGCGGCTGTTGCCGGACCGGCGTGACCGGTTCTCGATACTCTACGTGTCGCCAACCCGCGCCTTGGTCAACGATCTGTTTCGCCGGCTGTCCGAGCCGCTTCAATACCTTGAACTGGCGCTTGCCCGCAAGACCGGGGACCACCCGGCGATCGACGAGTCAAAGCTCCCTTTCATGCTGATTACTACTCCGGAGTCGTTCGATTCACTCCTTTGTCGCCATACCCGGATATTCAAAGAGCTATCGGCTGTGATACTCGACGAACTGCATCTACTGGATAACACGCCGCGCGGAGACCAGTTGCGCGTGCTGCTCGAACGGCTGCGGCTGGTAAACGCCGGTATCCGGTACTACGCCTTGTCGGCCACGATTGACGACCTCGACATCGGCTCGCGCTACTTTCCCGATCCGGTTGTGGTCCAGGTGCCGGGTCGTCGCGAGATAGATGAAGATCTGATACCGATGGGCGATGGCTGGCCCGAGCGCGTGGTGGACGAACTGCGGAAGCGCGACTGCCGAAAGGTGCTCTGTTTCTTCAATGCCCGCTCGTACGCGGAGGAATACGCGAAGCTGCTCAACCGCCCGCCATTCACGAATCGGGTCTGGGTGCACCACGCCAGCCTTACCCGGGAGGCGCGGGAAGGCGTCGAGGCGACGATGAACCGGGAGAAGACCGGGCTGCTCTGCTGCACGTCCACACTCGAACTGGGAATCGACATCGGTGACATTGACGGCGTGGTGCTCGTGCGGCCGCCGTTCAATGTCTCGTCGCTGCTGCAGCGGATAGGGCGGGGCAATCGCCGGCGCCAGTCCAACCTGCAGGCGTTCGGGCTGTACCTGAATCCATGGGAGAAGTTCCTGTTTGAGACGATGTTTGAATGCGCCCGCGAGGGACGGCTGTACGAGAAGAGCTACACGCCGGCGCTGTCGGTGATACCGCAGCAGGTCTGCTCGTACCTGTTCCAGCGCCGGCGCATCGGTACAACCTGGGAATCGGTGCGGAAAGTCCTGCGGCCGCTTGCGGGCGGCGATGCGCCGATTGACCGGGCGTTCCGGCAGATGATCGACTCGGGTGAGGTCGTGGCGCAGCGGCCGGGAATCTACTTCAACGGCCCGACTACCGAGCAGCGGGTCGAAACCGGCAAGGTCCACTCAAACATTCAGGACAAGACTTTCGGCACCTACGACGTGCACGACATCACGACCGGCCGGCAAATCGGCGCGGTCTTCTTCGTATTCCATCACTTCGTACTGGCCGGACGCTCGTGGGAGCTGGTCGAGCATCGCGAGAAAGAGAAGAAGATAATGGTGCGGCCGCTGGCCGCGGTTTCGTCCAACACGAAGGTCTTCGAAGGGACGGGAACCGGCGGCTATTCGTACCGACTCGCGCCGGTGCTGAAGGCGCGGCTCTTCCCGGCCCTCGCGCCGA encodes:
- a CDS encoding BREX system ATP-binding domain-containing protein, yielding MSEERVATPMERQLALAIVNKLGSTGTPPEFGIEHFTVGLEPYLRVLEDEYLNGILKFNLSSFKLITGNYGGGKTHFLYTVRNLAFRHNYCVAYVGLNPTECPFDKLELVYKSIAANLIAPRPADAPTAVWDKGIESVVRKWHDDQRKLHDRTDNLRKYLETLPTTESTSFSNAARGAFASLLAEDGEGFNDVVQWLKGEDVSREVRAMHRISERIDKATAFRVLRSLIQWVHAIGYTGLVLLFDEAERGMSISSSRDKRRALDNLRQLVDECGNSRLPGAMVFYAVPDENLLLEGSGGVYEALKQRLRTTLNETNPVGVRINLEDLGIEPAEFLGRLGERLAVLFGDAYEVQLPEEKRGAIVRTLAELAASAFAFDVGYRRLFVVSVLEAFHQLRAKPTLEFGRKEAEKLLRVTTQRLEVADKEQVEKEEF
- a CDS encoding BREX system ATP-binding domain-containing protein: MTEPVRDRRRRLVSHPVFGEGEILDSRWHGTELLVHFQSGLRLWLPTQRVRLLSNIGDFVPGEAQPALVEIDTIQARRMIEAFRLGIVPHQDVESFTFGREKPIAVLDAALESLARGQGDVFMVEGEYGSGKTHLLEYVHHRALASGMATSLVQFDPAEVSPHRPKRVYREVVHNLRYIKDATEHGFRDLLRSGTALDMADHVFLGPVLAKLGRIDAGHQQSEVFWQWIEGESTKEYATEQKSPFRVKGGQRIPALYDFSTAADLYCNILSGMSWMARELGMKGLVLLVDEAETVTHLWDIMYLAKSVNFMDGLVRTAQNDPDLKRINDRMVHNQVRPVPYIYRDPSLLLVFATTPSPYDYAYIKLANRIKHRVELEPLEDKALLDAFSTMVMIYRRAYPDFTISDLDQKRLLREASRRNIEGVRAFIKFSVEALDVTRLRAQGVLPQNKD
- a CDS encoding DEAD/DEAH box helicase — translated: MTEREIRAALKRTWTPFFSRFGRLTEVQVKSIPVILEGRNLVVISPAASGKTEAVVAPAVERLLPDRRDRFSILYVSPTRALVNDLFRRLSEPLQYLELALARKTGDHPAIDESKLPFMLITTPESFDSLLCRHTRIFKELSAVILDELHLLDNTPRGDQLRVLLERLRLVNAGIRYYALSATIDDLDIGSRYFPDPVVVQVPGRREIDEDLIPMGDGWPERVVDELRKRDCRKVLCFFNARSYAEEYAKLLNRPPFTNRVWVHHASLTREAREGVEATMNREKTGLLCCTSTLELGIDIGDIDGVVLVRPPFNVSSLLQRIGRGNRRRQSNLQAFGLYLNPWEKFLFETMFECAREGRLYEKSYTPALSVIPQQVCSYLFQRRRIGTTWESVRKVLRPLAGGDAPIDRAFRQMIDSGEVVAQRPGIYFNGPTTEQRVETGKVHSNIQDKTFGTYDVHDITTGRQIGAVFFVFHHFVLAGRSWELVEHREKEKKIMVRPLAAVSSNTKVFEGTGTGGYSYRLAPVLKARLFPALAPNQFPYFRDGNQLLFVHLLGSTYGYILSEALSAQGRDTSDMDGKLFVLSGSKPEAKPKTFPAPSLSAVRDVVSGSLFRLEDSLGSGAFFRSLPEELQIEDHLLTLDVRGLLEFLKGLEPVELPAEEVTAQMRRHLGGNAQLPIPSS